From Paenibacillus sp. GP183, the proteins below share one genomic window:
- a CDS encoding Z1 domain-containing protein produces the protein MILNGSKVNRFSRILGHDLSQTEVDNITTNAIRLIEKVGSISDPSCHGLLFGQIQSGKTNNMLMSTALASDNGFRLFIILTSDNVWLYDQTLDRINKSLPGMQALGKDQWMMAHPERIQTALQTGGLVLMATKNTHILQSLIDFIEMHCPDDIRPIIFDDEADQASLNTLLNNETDDLSGVNEAIVSIRSYFESHVYVQVTATPQSLFLQHSESDFAPQFTVTFEPGEDYIGGDSFFEAEQHLSPMRLFPDNEIDDILSSNNLDVEESWEVVPTGLRRALCSFFVAAASKLIHGEGNAFSCVCHVSQRQDPHKRIERLVNSFVTRLTRAMANSSSADSTLVIEYLRDAFDDMKLTNPNAPSFQDVVQEIAECINSTSIQLLISGSKIASYSSPFNILIGGNRLGRGVTIKRLLVTYYGRTSKTPQVDTILQHSRMYGYRKKDMNVMRFYVSSSLLEIFKGVHESNKQLWTMARKMNPAEMQAIVLSRTTHSLLRATRTSVVYVDALAFYMPGVRYFPYSPFIKNVDALDKILMPFIGSRQLMQVPIDMLIQIVNLTASDEAGGGSWDDEAIKTCLRNMKGLFQNRGFLEVRETDTKRGFRSIIAGSSDRFDPSAPTLTMYRFEGSIDKGWEGKPFWVPNLRFPDGNRFFMFTVL, from the coding sequence ATGATCTTAAATGGTTCGAAAGTAAATAGGTTTTCAAGGATATTAGGACACGACTTAAGTCAGACAGAAGTTGATAATATAACAACTAATGCTATAAGGCTGATTGAAAAAGTCGGTAGTATCAGTGATCCTAGCTGTCACGGACTGCTGTTTGGACAAATTCAAAGTGGTAAAACAAACAATATGCTTATGTCTACCGCTTTAGCTTCGGATAATGGGTTTCGTTTGTTCATAATTTTGACATCCGATAACGTATGGCTTTACGATCAAACGCTGGATAGAATAAATAAATCTTTGCCTGGAATGCAAGCTCTTGGTAAGGATCAATGGATGATGGCTCATCCTGAAAGAATACAAACAGCTTTGCAGACTGGCGGCTTAGTATTAATGGCAACAAAGAATACTCATATACTGCAATCACTAATCGATTTCATTGAAATGCACTGTCCAGATGATATCCGTCCGATTATTTTTGATGACGAAGCAGATCAAGCTAGCTTAAATACGTTATTAAACAATGAAACAGATGATTTAAGCGGAGTTAATGAAGCTATTGTGAGTATTAGAAGTTACTTCGAGAGTCATGTATATGTTCAGGTTACAGCAACACCGCAGTCATTATTTTTGCAACATTCTGAAAGTGACTTTGCTCCACAATTTACTGTTACTTTTGAGCCTGGTGAAGATTACATAGGTGGTGATTCCTTTTTTGAGGCGGAACAGCATTTATCACCAATGAGATTATTCCCAGATAATGAAATTGACGACATACTTTCATCAAATAATTTAGATGTTGAAGAATCATGGGAAGTAGTACCTACTGGTTTGAGAAGAGCATTATGTTCTTTCTTTGTAGCTGCAGCTTCAAAGCTTATTCACGGGGAAGGGAATGCTTTTTCATGTGTTTGTCATGTAAGTCAGCGGCAAGATCCTCATAAAAGGATAGAGCGGTTGGTAAATAGTTTTGTTACAAGACTTACTCGTGCAATGGCTAATTCTTCATCTGCGGATAGTACACTTGTTATAGAGTATCTTCGTGATGCCTTCGATGACATGAAGTTAACAAACCCTAATGCACCATCATTTCAGGATGTGGTTCAGGAAATTGCTGAATGTATAAATAGCACAAGTATTCAACTTCTTATTTCAGGCTCTAAAATTGCATCTTATAGCTCTCCCTTTAATATCCTAATTGGTGGAAATCGATTAGGTAGAGGGGTAACTATTAAACGATTGCTTGTTACGTACTATGGAAGAACAAGTAAGACCCCTCAAGTTGATACGATCTTACAACACTCCAGGATGTATGGATATCGCAAGAAAGACATGAATGTAATGAGATTTTATGTATCCAGTTCTTTACTTGAAATTTTTAAGGGTGTTCATGAGTCTAATAAACAGCTATGGACTATGGCTCGTAAAATGAACCCCGCAGAGATGCAGGCAATTGTATTGTCAAGGACTACACATTCTTTACTCAGAGCCACACGTACAAGTGTGGTTTATGTTGATGCACTTGCCTTCTATATGCCAGGTGTAAGGTACTTCCCTTATTCTCCGTTTATCAAAAACGTAGATGCGCTTGATAAAATCCTAATGCCATTTATCGGCTCACGACAACTAATGCAAGTTCCTATAGATATGCTTATTCAAATAGTAAATCTTACTGCGTCTGATGAAGCAGGTGGAGGTTCTTGGGATGATGAAGCAATCAAGACTTGTTTAAGAAATATGAAAGGGTTATTCCAAAATCGTGGGTTCTTAGAAGTAAGAGAGACTGATACGAAAAGAGGATTTCGTTCAATAATTGCGGGTAGTTCGGACCGATTTGATCCTTCTGCGCCAACCTTGACAATGTATCGGTTTGAAGGAAGTATTGATAAGGGTTGGGAAGGAAAACCTTTTTGGGTACCTAACTTACGATTCCCAGATGGTAACAGATTCTTTATGTTTACAGTTCTCTAA
- a CDS encoding DNA cytosine methyltransferase: MIFNKGELFCGPGGLSLGAKLAEVISPSGEVFKVEHRWANDYDSFACQTFRHNICPDDPDSVIEEDIRKLDIESLPRIDAFSFGFPCNDYSSVGEKKGFNGDFGPLYSYGVKVLNIHQPLWFMAENVGGLESANEGEAFVKILSDLEQEGYNITPHLYKFHEYGVPQARQRIIIVGIRKDLELSFRVPEPTHNSNNYRTARQALEERPIPHDAPNQEYTNHQAKVIEMLRHIPPGENAWYDGLPQHLRLNVKGTKISQIYKRLHPDKPSYTVTGSGGGGTHMYHYDIPRALTNRERARLQTFPDNYKFLGGKEAVRKQIGMAVPPQGVKVIVEAILKTFAGVPYNFVEAKWTFNYDPELDETNLIKNKVKENTPEYLTL; the protein is encoded by the coding sequence ATGATATTCAATAAGGGAGAGTTGTTTTGTGGCCCAGGCGGCTTATCACTTGGGGCTAAGCTTGCTGAAGTAATTAGTCCATCAGGAGAAGTTTTTAAAGTTGAACATAGATGGGCGAATGATTATGACTCTTTTGCTTGCCAAACTTTTAGACATAATATATGTCCAGATGATCCTGACTCAGTGATTGAAGAAGATATAAGAAAATTGGATATTGAATCATTACCCAGAATAGACGCCTTCTCCTTTGGTTTTCCTTGTAATGACTATAGCAGCGTTGGAGAGAAAAAGGGGTTTAATGGCGATTTTGGTCCTCTATATTCTTATGGGGTTAAGGTTCTGAATATTCATCAACCACTTTGGTTCATGGCTGAGAATGTTGGTGGGCTTGAAAGTGCCAATGAGGGAGAAGCTTTTGTCAAGATTTTATCTGATCTTGAACAGGAAGGTTATAATATTACTCCACATCTATATAAGTTTCATGAATATGGTGTACCGCAAGCTAGACAAAGAATTATCATTGTTGGAATAAGAAAAGATTTAGAACTGAGTTTTAGAGTGCCTGAACCGACACATAACTCTAATAATTACAGGACGGCTAGACAAGCCCTTGAAGAACGCCCCATTCCTCACGATGCACCAAATCAGGAATATACTAATCATCAAGCTAAAGTCATTGAAATGCTTAGACACATACCACCAGGAGAAAATGCTTGGTACGATGGACTTCCCCAACATCTAAGGCTTAATGTAAAAGGAACTAAGATCAGTCAAATATATAAGCGACTTCATCCTGACAAGCCCTCATATACAGTTACTGGTAGTGGTGGCGGAGGGACACATATGTATCATTATGATATTCCCAGAGCTTTAACAAACCGAGAACGTGCAAGACTGCAAACGTTCCCTGATAACTACAAGTTCCTCGGCGGCAAAGAAGCAGTGAGGAAGCAAATCGGAATGGCCGTTCCGCCGCAGGGTGTAAAAGTTATAGTAGAAGCAATCCTAAAGACATTTGCTGGGGTACCATATAACTTTGTCGAAGCGAAATGGACATTTAATTATGACCCTGAACTGGATGAAACTAATCTCATTAAGAATAAAGTCAAAGAAAATACACCAGAATACTTAACCTTATAA
- a CDS encoding very short patch repair endonuclease, producing MTDNLSSEERRKNMSAIRSTHSKLENRISRALWQRGFRFRRNVKNLLGKPDIAIKKYKIVIFVDSCYWHGCEIHGSLPKSNEDYWITKLERNKQRDLKVTHYYLSMGWSILRLWEHQFKKDCFEQTMDQLCSFISQSKDMKKDRT from the coding sequence ATGACAGATAACTTATCAAGTGAAGAACGTCGTAAAAACATGAGTGCTATTCGATCTACTCATTCTAAGCTAGAAAACAGAATAAGTAGAGCACTTTGGCAAAGGGGATTCCGTTTTCGCAGAAATGTTAAAAACCTTTTAGGAAAACCAGATATAGCAATAAAAAAATATAAGATTGTTATCTTTGTTGACTCTTGCTATTGGCATGGATGCGAAATTCATGGTAGCCTGCCTAAATCTAACGAAGATTATTGGATTACCAAGCTTGAACGGAACAAACAACGTGATTTGAAAGTAACACATTATTATTTGTCTATGGGTTGGTCCATATTACGCCTTTGGGAACATCAATTCAAAAAAGATTGCTTTGAACAAACAATGGATCAACTTTGCTCGTTTATATCACAATCAAAGGACATGAAAAAGGACAGGACGTAA
- a CDS encoding ATP-binding protein: protein MREISIPPYAPMLMESTRALGYSLEAAIADILDNSITAKATNISIKFIPFGEPYLSILDNGKGMNSVEITDAMRYGSGNPLETRDLDDLGRFGLGLKTASLSQSRKLTVISLKNGKLSGRSWDLDHVIKSGKWSLLVLDKKDMLKFPQIELLQLQSSGTLVILQNLDRVGNGESDFEAAFSEKMDRVREHLSLVFHRYISGESGLKSIKMNINNEPLAPHDPFLINKSTQIMDDEKISIGDHLILVKPYILPHISKMTDAEIKMLGGKDGLTKQQGFYVYRNKRLLIWGSWFRLIRKDELSKLARVRVDIPNTLDHLWAIDIRKSTATPPEIVRKNLSRIVGQITEGSKRTWTFRGKKETDDSIVHLWTRLKTREGILYDINRDHPLVEMLKEKLDLKDHKFLHQLLKMIEMNIPLNSLYIDLTNDEKFKNNELYELTDDIKELAELLLENCKNPEERQRFFDKIESTPPFSQFPGKIVKYLKEVNHA, encoded by the coding sequence GTGCGAGAAATAAGTATACCACCATATGCGCCAATGCTTATGGAATCTACTCGAGCATTAGGATATTCATTAGAAGCAGCAATTGCAGATATTTTAGATAATAGTATTACGGCAAAGGCAACGAATATAAGTATTAAATTCATTCCTTTTGGGGAACCTTATTTGTCAATATTAGATAATGGAAAGGGTATGAATTCTGTTGAAATTACTGACGCTATGAGATATGGGAGTGGAAATCCGTTAGAAACTCGGGATTTAGACGACCTGGGAAGATTTGGTCTTGGACTTAAAACAGCGTCATTGTCTCAAAGTAGGAAGCTGACTGTTATTAGTTTAAAGAATGGAAAATTGTCAGGGAGATCTTGGGATCTTGATCATGTTATTAAAAGTGGTAAATGGAGTTTGCTAGTGTTAGATAAAAAAGATATGTTAAAATTTCCCCAAATAGAGTTATTACAATTACAGAGCAGTGGTACATTGGTAATATTGCAGAACCTTGATCGTGTTGGAAATGGAGAATCTGATTTTGAAGCTGCGTTTTCTGAGAAAATGGATAGAGTTCGTGAACACTTATCATTGGTTTTTCATCGGTATATCAGTGGCGAGAGTGGATTGAAAAGTATCAAGATGAATATTAATAATGAACCACTAGCACCTCATGACCCATTCCTAATTAATAAAAGCACTCAAATTATGGACGATGAAAAGATCAGCATTGGTGATCATTTGATTTTAGTCAAACCATACATTTTACCGCATATTTCGAAAATGACAGATGCGGAAATTAAAATGTTAGGAGGGAAAGATGGATTAACAAAACAACAGGGCTTCTATGTTTATAGAAACAAACGACTATTAATTTGGGGATCATGGTTCAGATTAATAAGAAAAGATGAATTATCAAAGTTGGCACGTGTTAGAGTGGATATTCCCAATACACTGGATCATCTTTGGGCAATTGATATTCGTAAATCAACAGCTACGCCCCCAGAAATTGTAAGGAAAAATCTTTCAAGAATTGTTGGCCAAATAACAGAAGGAAGTAAAAGAACTTGGACTTTTAGAGGGAAGAAAGAAACAGATGATTCTATTGTCCATCTTTGGACGAGATTAAAGACAAGGGAGGGGATACTATATGACATAAACAGAGATCATCCTTTGGTAGAAATGCTAAAAGAAAAGCTCGATTTGAAAGATCATAAATTTTTACATCAATTATTGAAGATGATAGAGATGAACATCCCATTGAATTCCCTTTACATTGATCTCACAAATGATGAAAAATTCAAAAATAATGAACTGTATGAACTTACAGATGATATAAAAGAACTTGCAGAATTGTTACTAGAAAATTGTAAAAATCCAGAAGAAAGACAACGTTTTTTTGACAAAATAGAGAGTACACCGCCTTTTTCTCAATTCCCAGGGAAAATTGTGAAATATCTTAAAGAGGTGAACCATGCATAG
- a CDS encoding Z1 domain-containing protein, translating to MHSSNLINKLETLVMTFIRLEPDDVVLTEQSIKEHVLQAKQTYENKYKEIINDEVVKSVIRNLHSNYDVTIDKGTVIVDKDTQHQSWYFHRRSELDLFFWNRFKEYLLVEKKWNSKMISSLEDISDDIIDLLGDPSSEKPWKRRGLILGDVQSGKTVNYTAICNKAADAKYKVIILLTGTLENLRRQTQERLDSDFVGRDSNGILSQGKDGRNISVGVGRFGQKKFINTFTSVNSDFSSNTLNNFGFSLKNNSDPVIFVVKKNKTILKNLDRWLKVFNADDKGIVDLPMLLIDDEADSASINTKGEDDPTAINEAIRQLLERFNRSTYLAVTATPFANIFINPDTKDDMLGNDLFPNDFIYSLSPPSSYIGSNAIFGEDAIYEDRLVEISDDVLPEKLNKNSIIDEIPESMLESLGYFLLVNAVRDFRNDHNDHRSMLVNVSHLTSIQDQFSDHIKTWLQKVRSDIQNFGKLELKESLKKSSLIFLCNIWNKYNFSNLSGTDWETIQKDYLYSAVSPIEVRSVNRLTGSSSLNFNAYKEMGLRVIAVGGYSLSRGLTLEGLVVSYFYRNSKMYDTLMQMGRWFGYRRGYEDLFRIWMKFDAINWYRSITAATNELREQIKKMNRLNMSPKDFGLKVRYDPTSLVVTARNKMKYTKTVDCLISVSGRLLETPRLPNNEAILNSNFKSFIKLVNKLDLNGTKHELLKKQIWSNVPREIIVEFINNFSVDPSDLKFYLNPLPDYIENSVHLENWDIYISSGKGEEFKSDEIPESIKINKINRNIKVDGSTILVNGTKVRVGSGGETKNGLSKDQIDRIIKEYKIEYPEKDPSDNAYLISGRRPLLILHVIQPTEIEDTEGNKHYKNNNPLIAFGLGFPNVEQSINDRLVKYVLNPTEIKNRMRYEEDDENEID from the coding sequence ATGCATAGTAGTAATCTTATTAACAAATTAGAAACTCTTGTAATGACATTTATACGATTAGAACCTGATGATGTCGTACTTACTGAACAGTCTATTAAAGAGCATGTACTACAAGCTAAACAAACTTATGAAAATAAATATAAGGAAATTATCAATGATGAAGTAGTGAAAAGCGTTATAAGAAATTTACATTCCAATTATGATGTAACTATTGATAAAGGGACAGTTATTGTCGATAAAGATACACAACATCAATCATGGTATTTTCATCGAAGATCTGAACTAGACCTCTTTTTTTGGAATCGTTTTAAAGAATATCTTCTTGTGGAAAAAAAGTGGAATAGTAAAATGATATCGAGTTTAGAGGATATATCGGATGATATTATTGATTTGTTAGGTGATCCTTCTAGTGAAAAACCATGGAAACGAAGAGGATTGATTCTAGGAGATGTTCAATCAGGAAAAACAGTGAATTATACAGCTATTTGTAATAAAGCCGCAGATGCGAAATATAAAGTTATCATCTTATTAACAGGAACGCTTGAGAACTTACGTAGACAAACACAAGAAAGACTCGATTCAGATTTCGTAGGAAGAGATAGCAATGGTATCTTAAGCCAGGGTAAAGATGGTAGAAATATATCAGTGGGCGTTGGTAGATTTGGACAAAAGAAGTTCATCAATACCTTCACATCAGTAAATAGTGATTTTAGCTCGAATACTCTTAATAATTTTGGATTTAGTTTAAAAAACAACAGCGACCCTGTTATTTTCGTTGTTAAAAAAAATAAAACGATATTAAAGAATTTAGACAGATGGTTGAAAGTGTTTAATGCCGACGATAAAGGGATTGTTGATTTACCAATGCTTTTAATTGATGATGAAGCTGACAGCGCATCAATTAATACAAAAGGTGAAGATGATCCTACAGCAATTAATGAAGCAATCAGACAATTGTTAGAAAGGTTTAATAGATCTACATATCTTGCAGTGACTGCTACCCCATTTGCAAATATATTTATTAATCCCGATACGAAGGATGATATGTTAGGTAATGATTTATTTCCTAATGATTTTATTTATTCTCTTTCACCACCTTCAAGCTATATTGGGAGTAATGCTATCTTTGGAGAAGACGCTATATATGAAGATAGACTTGTAGAAATTAGTGATGATGTGCTTCCTGAAAAACTTAATAAGAATAGCATAATTGATGAGATTCCAGAAAGCATGCTAGAATCATTAGGTTATTTCTTGTTGGTTAATGCAGTTAGAGATTTTAGAAATGATCATAACGATCATAGGTCTATGTTAGTGAATGTAAGTCACTTGACTTCAATACAAGATCAATTTTCTGATCATATAAAAACTTGGTTACAAAAAGTTCGTTCTGATATCCAAAATTTTGGGAAGTTGGAACTAAAAGAATCTCTTAAAAAATCTTCACTAATATTTTTATGTAATATATGGAACAAATACAATTTTTCAAATTTAAGTGGCACAGATTGGGAAACTATTCAGAAGGATTATTTATATAGTGCTGTTAGTCCAATTGAAGTTAGATCAGTTAATAGACTTACGGGCAGCTCAAGTTTAAATTTTAATGCCTACAAAGAAATGGGATTAAGAGTTATTGCTGTAGGTGGATATAGTTTATCACGGGGATTAACCCTAGAAGGATTAGTCGTGAGTTATTTTTATCGAAATTCGAAGATGTATGATACATTAATGCAAATGGGGCGTTGGTTTGGATATCGCAGAGGTTACGAGGATCTATTTCGAATATGGATGAAGTTTGATGCAATTAATTGGTACAGAAGCATCACCGCAGCAACAAATGAACTCAGGGAACAAATTAAAAAAATGAATCGGTTAAATATGTCTCCAAAAGATTTTGGTCTGAAGGTTCGATATGATCCTACGTCTCTTGTTGTAACAGCAAGGAACAAGATGAAATATACAAAAACTGTGGATTGCCTTATTTCAGTTAGTGGAAGACTGCTTGAAACGCCTAGACTTCCTAATAATGAAGCAATTTTAAATTCTAACTTTAAATCATTTATTAAATTAGTAAATAAATTAGATTTAAATGGTACAAAACATGAATTATTAAAAAAACAAATCTGGTCAAATGTACCAAGAGAAATAATTGTAGAATTCATTAACAATTTTTCTGTTGATCCTTCAGATTTAAAATTTTACTTAAATCCTTTACCTGATTATATTGAAAATTCGGTTCACTTAGAAAATTGGGATATCTATATTTCATCAGGGAAAGGCGAGGAATTTAAATCTGATGAAATTCCTGAATCTATTAAGATTAATAAAATAAATAGAAATATTAAGGTAGATGGGAGTACTATTTTAGTTAATGGCACAAAAGTTCGAGTAGGTTCTGGGGGAGAAACTAAAAACGGACTATCTAAAGATCAAATCGATAGAATAATTAAAGAATACAAAATAGAATATCCCGAGAAGGATCCTTCAGACAACGCATATCTAATTTCTGGAAGAAGGCCTTTACTTATTCTCCATGTAATTCAACCTACGGAAATAGAGGATACGGAAGGGAATAAACATTACAAAAATAATAATCCATTAATTGCCTTTGGACTTGGGTTTCCAAATGTAGAGCAAAGTATAAATGATAGACTTGTGAAATATGTATTAAATCCTACGGAAATTAAAAATAGGATGAGGTATGAAGAGGATGATGAAAATGAAATCGATTGA
- a CDS encoding PD-(D/E)XK motif protein has protein sequence MKSIDSFITKWNNVNNRKNNLVNQRVDGSHPLDIYIGHNSHNQKELILVSVCEPEHLYKSKSINIEVRIRNDNNWAIIFTLIKDDQESLFINLSYDLIISSRYQSNNKQGISFFIDRFLKWQQLLESGKNGLLSGSILKGLIGELLFLEQSIYSGANLGLLVEGWVGINKADRDFILPEKWYEIKCVDPSAVSVHISSVEQLDIIETGELVIYFVERSVDSEKYSFNLNELIFRVRDLLSDDLESLRKFNEKILVFGYIERNEYNDNYYICRNTKKYLVDISFPRIKKDQLPAAICKLSYELTIGSLARWEI, from the coding sequence ATGAAATCGATTGATAGTTTTATAACAAAATGGAATAATGTTAACAATCGCAAAAATAATTTAGTTAATCAACGAGTTGATGGGTCTCACCCTTTAGATATCTATATAGGGCATAATTCACATAACCAAAAGGAATTAATATTAGTTTCAGTATGTGAACCTGAGCATTTATACAAATCTAAATCAATAAATATTGAAGTGAGAATAAGAAATGATAATAACTGGGCTATTATATTTACGCTAATTAAAGATGACCAAGAATCATTATTTATTAATTTAAGTTATGATCTTATCATATCATCAAGATACCAAAGTAATAACAAACAGGGAATTTCGTTTTTTATTGATCGTTTCTTAAAGTGGCAACAACTATTGGAAAGTGGAAAGAATGGCCTTCTTTCTGGTTCTATTTTAAAAGGACTAATTGGGGAATTGCTTTTTTTAGAGCAATCAATTTATTCGGGTGCTAACTTAGGTCTATTGGTAGAAGGATGGGTAGGTATTAATAAAGCTGATCGTGATTTTATACTTCCTGAAAAATGGTATGAGATAAAATGTGTTGATCCATCTGCTGTGTCAGTGCATATTTCTTCTGTGGAACAATTGGATATAATTGAGACAGGTGAACTAGTTATTTATTTTGTTGAGAGATCAGTAGACTCAGAGAAATATAGTTTTAATCTAAACGAATTGATTTTTCGAGTAAGAGACTTATTATCCGATGACTTAGAATCTTTAAGGAAATTTAACGAAAAAATTCTTGTTTTTGGATATATTGAAAGAAATGAATATAATGATAATTATTATATATGCCGAAATACAAAAAAATATTTAGTTGATATTAGTTTCCCTCGAATCAAAAAAGATCAGTTACCAGCAGCTATTTGTAAACTTTCATATGAATTAACAATTGGTTCTTTAGCTAGATGGGAAATTTAA
- a CDS encoding AIPR family protein, with protein sequence MELEEYRKDLLETVKATALNNEEGTTSSFVQVIANKLLESEVLPDFYPCFYVGTTKRGKRMKVDGYAFDEFDSTLYVIIAEFSGSEFGKIHNKSEVSKIFENVNTFIDQALNGKLQQEIEISTAAYDLIDLLQSQQDNIRKYKFLLLTDNLLSERVESLPTGDLDGIQIEYHIWDITRLFRVLSSNEGINGNEINFEEFNKNGIPCIEASFSDTSNYRSFLCVIPGDILADIYDKYGSHLLEGNVRSFLSTKVAVNKRIRQTILHEPEMFFAYNNGISATATDLIIEDGNDGKYLKFAKDFQIVNGGQTTASISSARYKDKARLEKINVQMKLTLVKADEAVDIIPNISRSSNSQNKVSEADFFSNHQFHIRMEQISRRVYAPAMNGAQHETHWYYERARGQYLQSQMKLTKSEKGRFELQNPKSQLITKTDLAKYQNSWKCLPHIVSRGIQTNFVQFAGGIVEEWEKSEHTFNEEYFKESIALAILFDYVERLVSNQSWYTPGGYRANIVTYSISLLSYLINKSFKNKTLDLQLIWNKQSISDDLNKQFIILTKIVNDHINDNKREVLNVTQWCKREKCWSGLKSLDIDLIDCIENVLIDNSEKKQMKSEFKVEQKLMHGIEAEMLIFNLGIDYWYNIKKWGIQRNLLTPEEINTLVTSIDLLNNSKIPNQYKNQDLQKIRNRMKKQGFTND encoded by the coding sequence ATGGAGCTTGAAGAATATAGAAAAGATTTATTAGAGACTGTGAAGGCAACAGCATTAAATAACGAAGAAGGGACAACTTCCTCATTTGTTCAAGTAATTGCAAATAAACTTTTGGAGAGTGAAGTTTTACCTGATTTTTATCCTTGTTTTTATGTTGGAACTACCAAGCGTGGAAAACGAATGAAGGTTGATGGTTATGCATTTGACGAATTTGACTCTACATTATATGTTATTATTGCCGAATTCTCGGGGAGTGAATTCGGAAAAATTCATAATAAGAGTGAAGTTAGTAAGATATTTGAAAATGTGAATACTTTTATCGACCAAGCTTTAAACGGAAAGTTACAACAGGAAATTGAAATTAGTACTGCAGCCTACGACTTGATCGATTTATTACAATCACAACAAGATAATATTAGGAAGTATAAATTTTTACTTTTAACAGATAATTTATTAAGTGAAAGAGTAGAATCACTGCCTACTGGAGATCTAGATGGGATTCAAATTGAATATCATATATGGGATATCACAAGATTGTTTAGGGTATTAAGTTCAAATGAGGGGATAAATGGAAATGAAATAAACTTTGAAGAATTTAATAAAAATGGTATTCCTTGTATTGAAGCAAGTTTCTCGGACACGAGTAATTATAGGTCTTTTTTATGTGTGATACCTGGCGATATATTAGCTGACATTTACGATAAATATGGTTCCCACTTATTGGAGGGTAATGTACGTTCATTTTTAAGCACTAAAGTAGCTGTAAACAAAAGGATTAGACAAACGATATTACATGAGCCCGAGATGTTTTTTGCATATAATAATGGTATATCTGCTACTGCTACAGATCTTATTATCGAAGATGGCAATGATGGAAAATATTTAAAATTTGCAAAGGACTTTCAAATTGTAAACGGGGGTCAAACAACTGCATCTATATCTTCAGCTAGATATAAAGATAAGGCACGTTTAGAAAAGATAAATGTACAAATGAAACTCACCTTAGTAAAAGCAGATGAAGCAGTTGATATTATTCCAAATATTTCTCGGTCATCAAATAGTCAGAACAAAGTTAGCGAAGCCGACTTTTTTTCAAACCATCAATTTCATATAAGGATGGAGCAAATTTCAAGAAGGGTTTATGCACCAGCTATGAATGGGGCTCAGCATGAGACTCATTGGTATTATGAACGAGCCAGAGGTCAATATTTGCAAAGTCAGATGAAACTAACAAAATCAGAAAAAGGGAGATTTGAATTACAAAATCCAAAATCTCAACTGATAACTAAAACTGATTTAGCAAAATATCAAAATTCTTGGAAATGTCTTCCTCATATTGTGAGCAGGGGAATTCAAACTAATTTTGTTCAATTTGCAGGAGGTATCGTCGAAGAATGGGAAAAAAGTGAACATACTTTTAATGAAGAATATTTTAAAGAATCAATAGCGTTGGCAATTTTATTCGATTATGTTGAGAGACTTGTTTCAAATCAATCTTGGTACACTCCTGGCGGATATCGTGCTAATATAGTTACTTATTCGATTTCATTGCTTTCTTATTTGATTAATAAATCATTTAAAAATAAAACATTGGATTTACAATTAATATGGAATAAGCAATCGATTTCGGATGACTTAAATAAGCAATTCATCATATTGACTAAGATTGTAAATGATCATATTAATGATAATAAACGTGAAGTGCTTAATGTAACTCAATGGTGTAAAAGAGAGAAATGTTGGTCTGGCTTAAAATCATTAGATATTGATTTAATTGATTGTATTGAGAATGTTCTTATTGATAATAGTGAAAAAAAACAAATGAAATCTGAATTTAAAGTTGAACAAAAGTTGATGCATGGAATTGAAGCAGAAATGCTTATTTTTAATTTGGGAATAGACTATTGGTATAATATAAAAAAATGGGGAATTCAACGAAATTTGTTAACTCCAGAAGAAATAAATACATTAGTGACCTCCATAGATTTATTAAACAATTCAAAGATCCCTAATCAATATAAAAACCAAGATTTACAGAAAATAAGAAATCGTATGAAAAAACAGGGGTTTACCAATGATTAA